The genome window TGAGCTCGACCTCCTGTCGCTGGGAGCCCTGGTCCACCGGCTCGACCCCGGCATCCTCCCGTTCCGCAAGGCCCGCTCGCTCGACATCCACGTCTCCGGCGGGGAATACAACGTTGCGGCCAACCTGGCCGACTGCTTCGGTCTCAAGACCGGCGTGGCGACCGCGATGGTCAAGTACGGCATTGGCGAGCTGGTCCAGGGCCGCGTCCAGGAGATGGGCGTGAAGCCGTTCTACAAGTGGTTCGACCACGACGGTGTCCGCGGGCCGAACATTGCCACCGTCTACAGCGACCGGGGTCTGGGCGCCCGTCCGCCGGTCGTGTTCTACAACCGTGCCAATGAGGCCGGCGCGCTCCTCAAGCCGGGCGACTTCAACTGGTCCGAGATCTTCGGCAAGGGTGTCCGCTGGTTCCACTCGGGCGGGATCTTTGCCGCCCTGTCGGAGACGACTTCGCAGGTCATCATCGAGGGGATGAAGGCGGCCAAGGCGGCCGGCGCCGTCACCTCGTTCGACCTGAACTACCGCGCCAAGCTGTGGGCGTCGGTCGGCGGCGACAAGAAGGGTCAGGAGACGATCCAGAAGATCGTTGAGCATGTCGACGTGCTGGTCGGCAATGAAGAGGACCTTCAGAAGGGTCTGGGGCTGAAGGGCCAGGACGTCGAGTCCTCGTCGAAGCTCGACCCGAAGGCGTTCTTCGGCATGATCAAGCAGGCGACGGCGAAGTTCCCGAACGTGAAGGCGGTGGCCACGACGTTGCGGGAAGTCCATTCGACGAACCGTCACGACTGGGCGGCCGTGCTGTGGCTTGAAGGGAAGGAATACGTCAGCCCGACGATGCAGCTGGACGTGGTTGACCGGATCGGCGGCGGCGACGGGTTCGCGGCCGGGATGATCTATGGTCTGCTGAGCGGCAAGGATCCGGAGCAGGCGCTGCGTCTGGGCTGGGCGCACGGTGCACTGCTGACGACGTTCCCTGGCGACACCACGATGGCCCGGCTGCCGGAAGTGGAGCAGTTGGCGAAGGGTGGGTCGGCCCGCGTTCAGCGGTAGTCGTCTGGCGCAGAGCGAATGAGAGAAGCCGTCGCGGCGTGAGCTGCGACGGCTTTTTTGTTGAGATGCGGTCTGTCATCCGGGGTCCAGGGGGTACCCCTGGTGGGGAGTGCAGAGGGGCAACGCCCCTTTGCCCGCCGGAGGCCTGGCCGTCGAGTGATGTCTGAAGGAGGGCGTGTCCAGACGCGGACACAGTGTCGGATGCCCCCTCATCTATTCCGCGGGGATGGCAAAGCGAGCGGTGTGGTTTGGGGGGGACCTCAACGCTGGTCCCACAAAGCGGGCATCCGTCGCGTACCACGGTTCCTCATGGAAGCGCCTCCGGCGGCAAGGGGTTGCCCCCTTGACCCCGACTGCCGTCGCACGTTGGGTTTGAGCTATTGAACCGTGTCGGCAAGGAAGTGGATTACGCCGAGCACGCGACCGGCTTCCGCCAATCCAGCGGCGGAATCGTCCCCTGCTGCTCGCCCCGGATCGCTTCCTCGCGGATCCCCGCAAAACCCTCACGCAGCGGAACAATCACCCGCCGGGCATCGCTCCAGCTGAGTTCCGTCGAGTCCGCCATCCGCTGCATCGCAAAGACCAGAACGCGGGCCATCTGACGGCTCGTCTCGTCCCCCGCAATGTCCATCCCCTCGATCAGCCCCAGCAGCAACCGCTGCACGCGGGCCCGAATCGGGGACAGGGCCTCCGGCTGGCCGAGGCGGATCCGTTCCAGCCCCTCATCGATCGAGGCGATCGTTCGGTCGTAGAGAGCCAGGACCATGTCGACCCGGCTCCATCCCTGGGCCTTGACCTGACGATATGCCTGAACTTGCCGGTTCATTCGCACCTGTGCCTTCGCGGCGATTGTTAACGCTGGCTCCCCATTCCTTCGTCGGACCACCCGGAAACTCTTGTCGGAATCCGGCTCCCCGGGCCCCGGGGCCGGAAGACTCACCCTCGTTCCCCGCTCCCCTCCTCCGCTTCCCTGCCTTCGACACCTCCGGAAGGGATCGGACGACGCGAACAACCCTCCCCCGCGTCACTCTCGTCCCGAACATCACGCCGCCGCGGGCTACTTGTCGGTCAGGGCCGCCAGCTGGGACCCCACGAGCGAGGCGGTGCTCTGCAGCTGCTGGACCGCCTGCTCCATCGCCGTGAACTGCGTCCGGATCCGCGCCTCCTGGGCATCGAACAGCGCCTGCTGACGATCGATCGACTTCTGCATCTGGTCGATCCGGTCCTGGAACTGCTTGTCGACCCCGACAAAGTCGCCGGTCACCGGGTCGAGCATCTGCCCGAGGAGCTGGTCCAGCCTCGCCGCCAGCCCCCGCGTGAGCGTCATCTCTCCTTCAACGCCGCCGGTGACCTGCCCGGGTGGGAGCGTGACTCGGACCTGCAGGTCCGCGGAGTTCTTGTTCGTCGCCTTCCCGGACAGGAGCTGGCCGGAACCGATCGCCTCCTCCTCGACGCCATCGACCACGAACGTCCCGGCGACGTTCTTCCCGACCGAGTTCTCGGTCCCGAGGAACCCGAGCGTCGTATTGGCCGTGCCCGCCGCCAGTCGGACTTCCGACGAAGTACCGTAGGCTGCCGAGGTAATCTGAAGCTGCCCGGCGATGGCGGCCACGCGGACGGTTCGCCCACTCAGGCCGGGCGCGGCGTTGATC of Planctomyces sp. SH-PL14 contains these proteins:
- a CDS encoding sugar kinase, with the translated sequence MSSLNIRKDACELDLLSLGALVHRLDPGILPFRKARSLDIHVSGGEYNVAANLADCFGLKTGVATAMVKYGIGELVQGRVQEMGVKPFYKWFDHDGVRGPNIATVYSDRGLGARPPVVFYNRANEAGALLKPGDFNWSEIFGKGVRWFHSGGIFAALSETTSQVIIEGMKAAKAAGAVTSFDLNYRAKLWASVGGDKKGQETIQKIVEHVDVLVGNEEDLQKGLGLKGQDVESSSKLDPKAFFGMIKQATAKFPNVKAVATTLREVHSTNRHDWAAVLWLEGKEYVSPTMQLDVVDRIGGGDGFAAGMIYGLLSGKDPEQALRLGWAHGALLTTFPGDTTMARLPEVEQLAKGGSARVQR
- a CDS encoding flagellar protein FliS: MNRQVQAYRQVKAQGWSRVDMVLALYDRTIASIDEGLERIRLGQPEALSPIRARVQRLLLGLIEGMDIAGDETSRQMARVLVFAMQRMADSTELSWSDARRVIVPLREGFAGIREEAIRGEQQGTIPPLDWRKPVACSA